From Candidatus Brocadia sp., one genomic window encodes:
- a CDS encoding addiction module protein: protein MAVKSEKILKEALTLPLKERASLVDDLLDSLKQPDKQIDSLWRKEVEERIAAYQAGKIRTVTFDEVLLKYRKYCR from the coding sequence ATGGCCGTAAAATCTGAGAAAATACTAAAAGAGGCATTGACACTTCCGCTCAAGGAAAGGGCGTCTCTTGTTGATGACCTTCTGGATAGTCTGAAACAACCGGACAAACAGATAGACAGTTTATGGCGCAAAGAGGTTGAAGAAAGGATCGCTGCATATCAGGCCGGCAAGATCAGGACTGTAACATTTGACGAAGTTCTATTAAAATACCGGAAATATTGCAGATAA